In Thalassospira sp. ER-Se-21-Dark, one genomic interval encodes:
- the narJ gene encoding nitrate reductase molybdenum cofactor assembly chaperone has translation MDRTLKSFSLLLSYPTTELQEAMPEIGGVLASDTRLTAAARRDLRPLVEAMSNDDIYDLQERFVMLFDRSRSLSLNLFEHVHGESRDRGGAMVSLLETYRAGGFEPATTELPDHLPVLLEFLSTRPRAEVQDTLADAAHIFEAIRARLENRESPYQAVFSALQQLANVTADANAVAELLEQPEDDPNDLEALDEVWEESEVTFGPDPNAGCPQVRDILSRIDQPAGPVPPAAAE, from the coding sequence ATGGACCGCACACTCAAATCGTTCTCGCTTCTGCTGAGCTATCCGACAACAGAACTGCAAGAAGCCATGCCTGAAATCGGTGGTGTTCTGGCATCGGACACCCGCCTGACAGCGGCGGCGCGTCGCGATCTGCGACCGCTGGTCGAGGCCATGTCAAACGATGACATCTACGATCTTCAGGAACGTTTCGTCATGCTGTTTGATCGTTCGCGCAGCCTGTCACTTAACCTGTTCGAGCATGTTCACGGCGAAAGCCGCGACCGTGGTGGTGCCATGGTCAGCCTGCTTGAAACATATCGGGCTGGCGGCTTTGAACCGGCAACAACGGAGCTTCCAGACCATCTTCCTGTGCTGCTGGAATTCCTGTCGACCCGGCCGCGTGCAGAGGTGCAGGACACATTGGCTGACGCAGCACACATCTTTGAGGCAATCCGCGCCCGTCTTGAAAATCGCGAAAGCCCCTATCAGGCGGTGTTTTCCGCCTTGCAGCAACTGGCCAATGTCACGGCTGACGCCAATGCCGTTGCCGAACTCCTTGAACAACCCGAAGACGACCCCAATGACCTCGAGGCCCTCGACGAAGTCTGGGAGGAAAGCGAGGTCACGTTCGGGCCGGACCCGAATGCCGGTTGTCCGCAGGTGCGTGACATTCTGTCGCGTATTGATCAACCCGCTGGACCGGTACCGCC